The Metabacillus schmidteae genome has a segment encoding these proteins:
- a CDS encoding methionine biosynthesis PLP-dependent protein: MSKRIETKLAQIGNRSENVTGTVSPPVYFSTAYRHAGIGESTGFDYIRTGNPTRLLVEQAIADLEHGDRGFAFSSGMAAIQTIMALFQSGDELIVSSDLYGGTYRLFEREWRKYGLSFQYDDFTNPTETEKLINEKTKALFIETPTNPLMQETDIKELVSIAKKHEILVIVDNTFYTPVLQTPILDGADIVIHSATKYLGGHNDVLAGLVVTKGQELSDEFFQHQNAIGAVLSPFDSWLLMRGMKTLSLRMRQHQQNAQQVSQFLEEHPDVLDVLYPGKGGMLSFRLQDETWVNPFLKNLKTITFAESLGGIESFITYPATQTHMDIPLDIRIANGVCNKLLRFSVGVEHAEDIIEDLAQAFKAMKEAVAVEQS; encoded by the coding sequence ATGAGCAAACGAATTGAAACGAAATTAGCGCAAATTGGGAATCGAAGTGAAAATGTGACAGGTACTGTTAGCCCGCCAGTCTATTTTTCTACAGCTTATCGTCATGCAGGAATTGGAGAATCAACCGGGTTTGACTATATCCGTACAGGAAATCCAACCAGATTACTTGTTGAGCAGGCGATTGCTGATTTAGAACACGGTGATCGAGGATTTGCTTTTAGCTCAGGTATGGCTGCAATCCAAACGATCATGGCATTATTCCAAAGTGGTGATGAATTAATCGTTTCTTCTGATTTATATGGTGGAACATATCGTTTGTTTGAAAGAGAGTGGAGAAAATACGGATTATCTTTTCAATACGATGATTTCACAAATCCAACAGAAACTGAAAAGCTAATTAATGAAAAAACAAAAGCCTTATTCATTGAAACACCAACAAATCCATTAATGCAGGAAACGGATATAAAAGAATTAGTATCAATCGCTAAAAAACATGAAATATTAGTGATTGTTGATAACACATTTTATACGCCGGTGTTACAAACACCAATTTTAGATGGTGCAGACATTGTGATTCATAGTGCAACCAAATATTTAGGTGGCCACAATGACGTACTTGCCGGATTAGTTGTGACAAAAGGTCAGGAATTAAGTGATGAATTTTTTCAACATCAAAATGCAATTGGAGCAGTTTTATCTCCATTTGATTCATGGTTATTAATGAGAGGAATGAAGACATTATCACTTCGCATGAGACAGCATCAGCAAAATGCTCAGCAAGTGTCACAGTTTTTAGAGGAGCATCCTGATGTACTTGATGTCCTTTACCCGGGAAAAGGTGGAATGCTTTCGTTCCGTTTGCAGGATGAAACATGGGTAAATCCATTTTTGAAAAATCTAAAGACTATCACATTTGCTGAAAGCTTAGGCGGGATTGAAAGCTTTATCACCTATCCAGCTACACAAACTCATATGGACATTCCTCTGGACATTCGAATTGCAAATGGTGTCTGTAACAAATTGCTGCGCTTCTCGGTAGGTGTGGAGCACGCAGAGGATATTATAGAAGATTTAGCACAAGCATTTAAAGCGATGAAGGAGGCGGTAGCAGTTGAGCAATCATGA
- the metC gene encoding cystathionine beta-lyase codes for MSNHDWSFQTKLLHNESKVDHSTGSVSVPIHHSSTFHQFDIDEFGKYDYARSGNPTREALEQAIAELEGGTRGLAFSSGMAAISTAFLLLSQGDHVLVTEDVYGGTFRIITDVLTRFGIEHTFVDMTDLHQVASEIRPNTKVIYMETPSNPLLKVTDIQGIVNLAKANNCLTFLDNTFLTPELQRPLELGVDIVLHSATKFLAGHSDVLAGLAVIKDPELGDRLYKLQNAFGAVLGVQDAWLVLRGLKTLHVRLQQSQASALKIAEFLADHPKVEEVYYPGLSFHPGHDTQRYQADGPGAVLSFKLADGDAVRTLVENVQLPVFAVSLGAVESILSYPAKMSHAAMPPAEREKRGISDGLLRLSVGLEKVEDLIKDFDAALEKLPAVKKSENVNV; via the coding sequence TTGAGCAATCATGATTGGTCATTTCAAACAAAACTACTTCATAATGAATCAAAGGTGGATCACAGCACAGGATCGGTAAGTGTGCCGATTCATCATTCTTCAACATTTCATCAATTTGATATTGATGAATTTGGAAAATATGATTATGCTCGTTCAGGAAATCCGACACGAGAAGCTTTGGAACAAGCTATTGCAGAATTAGAGGGTGGAACTAGAGGCTTGGCATTTTCTTCAGGAATGGCAGCTATCTCTACTGCATTTTTATTACTATCCCAAGGTGATCATGTATTGGTAACAGAGGATGTATATGGTGGAACATTTCGAATTATTACAGATGTTTTAACTCGTTTTGGCATTGAGCATACGTTTGTCGATATGACAGATCTTCATCAGGTTGCATCTGAAATTAGACCAAATACGAAGGTCATTTATATGGAAACACCTTCAAATCCATTGTTAAAGGTAACCGACATTCAAGGCATTGTGAACTTGGCAAAAGCTAATAATTGTCTAACCTTTTTAGATAATACGTTTTTAACGCCAGAGCTTCAAAGACCATTAGAGCTTGGTGTAGATATTGTGCTTCATAGTGCAACGAAGTTTTTAGCAGGTCATAGTGATGTGCTTGCGGGACTAGCTGTTATTAAGGATCCAGAGCTGGGTGATCGTTTATATAAATTACAAAATGCATTTGGTGCTGTGCTTGGTGTACAGGATGCCTGGTTGGTTCTTAGAGGATTAAAGACGCTGCATGTTCGCCTGCAACAATCTCAAGCATCAGCATTAAAGATCGCCGAGTTTTTAGCAGATCATCCAAAAGTAGAAGAGGTATATTACCCGGGCTTGAGCTTTCATCCGGGACATGATACACAACGATATCAAGCGGATGGGCCAGGAGCGGTATTATCATTTAAATTAGCGGATGGAGATGCAGTAAGAACATTAGTTGAGAATGTTCAGCTTCCTGTTTTTGCTGTAAGTTTAGGTGCTGTTGAATCAATTCTTTCCTATCCTGCTAAAATGTCGCACGCAGCAATGCCGCCTGCAGAGCGTGAAAAACGCGGAATTTCTGATGGATTGCTCCGATTAAGTGTAGGATTGGAGAAAGTAGAAGACTTGATTAAGGATTTTGATGCAGCATTGGAGAAGCTACCGGCTGTAAAGAAAAGTGAAAATGTAAATGTATAA
- a CDS encoding DoxX family membrane protein — MKKRLIFLLTLTCMIIPVIASAHVKWFATVEPEKISIEQILSPFFITISLLCAIILAVLSQVMGKVLDIPLAAKIDLKLDSFRKYSRYLLKYGTALSFILQVVNGTMFAPEFAINQTWQTLIMWIIIIFLLIPHHYATKIAALFMLGLFIFVWSEAGWFHMLDYGFYVAIIGVLLIGKTRLENVGFPFLYLGTGLSLCWVAVEKWVYPMMTTEIIHHHNVPTFGFEPGIFVVLSAFIEFVVGYLLVVGILNRVLAVVVTILFILTTTIFGYTEVVGHAMIHIVLLIFIIEGISFYHPPIRMHKTKLDQMIFVSLNFLFVLSAFLLIYYRFA; from the coding sequence ATGAAAAAACGACTGATTTTCTTGTTAACGTTGACGTGTATGATCATACCTGTCATAGCAAGTGCACATGTTAAATGGTTTGCAACAGTTGAACCTGAGAAAATAAGCATTGAGCAAATTTTATCACCATTTTTTATTACGATTTCCTTATTATGTGCAATCATTTTAGCTGTTTTATCTCAAGTAATGGGGAAAGTATTGGATATTCCTCTTGCAGCAAAAATTGATTTAAAACTGGACAGCTTTCGCAAGTATTCAAGGTATTTGCTGAAATATGGAACAGCTTTATCGTTTATCCTTCAGGTTGTGAATGGGACAATGTTTGCACCTGAGTTCGCAATTAATCAAACATGGCAAACGCTCATCATGTGGATTATTATCATCTTTTTGCTTATTCCACATCACTATGCGACGAAAATTGCAGCCCTTTTTATGCTTGGGTTATTTATCTTTGTATGGAGTGAAGCCGGTTGGTTCCATATGTTAGATTATGGGTTTTATGTAGCGATTATCGGAGTATTATTAATCGGAAAAACAAGGCTGGAAAATGTGGGATTTCCATTTTTATACTTAGGGACAGGGTTAAGTTTATGTTGGGTAGCCGTTGAAAAATGGGTGTATCCAATGATGACAACTGAGATTATCCACCATCACAATGTTCCGACATTTGGCTTTGAACCTGGAATATTTGTTGTACTTTCGGCTTTTATCGAGTTTGTTGTTGGGTATCTATTAGTTGTTGGAATCTTAAATCGAGTATTAGCGGTTGTGGTCACGATTTTGTTTATTTTAACAACAACCATTTTCGGCTATACAGAGGTTGTTGGACATGCGATGATTCACATTGTGCTGCTCATCTTTATTATAGAAGGAATTTCGTTTTACCATCCTCCGATTAGAATGCATAAAACAAAATTAGATCAAATGATTTTTGTATCATTAAACTTTTTGTTTGTATTAAGTGCGTTTTTACTTATTTATTATCGATTTGCATAG
- a CDS encoding bifunctional diguanylate cyclase/phosphodiesterase encodes MEVDQNNILTKIIDTSPDIIVLKDKKGRWIKTNKQTLNIFGIDEHSYKGKTEEELGDLFPCFAPYAPYFTASDKKAWDAGQQIKVEEIIPINGTDHIFEVIKIPLYDSLGHPDTIVVIGRDITELVCSNQRYKTFFDQHPDGVFSLDMEGNFLDINQEVEKIVGYQKDELIDQHFAKVIAKDNLTFVTERFENVKKGHAETHEAKIVRKDGKIIDMQITTIPSTLNDKTIGIHGVAKDITDQKLSQKMKEFQYMYLAKIASGDPIQDILLGIVETVENLSNESYCSIMLYEKEHNWLRLAYASQLPSSFQVQVDKFPVKLNLASCGHAAYTKKTKITKNIETDPKWENWKSIALKHGIHSCWSKPILSTDGELLGTFAIYHSHVREPERYELDMLNVFSYLSGLALERNIKEQEIHYLASHDLLTDLYNIRYLHDVSNTIIQETKASESKFAILVMDLDRFKPINDSFGHAFGDKLLQHVAKRITDHVRDGDIVSRMGGDEFVLLLRDVTDKTLLLTIADRMIHEIKKPIVIENREFYVSASIGISVFPEHGDTLDLLIRNADIAMYQRKGAGGKSIALYDESMTERGIELFMLNEELHHALSKNQFELYYQPKINAEVGKVIGLEALIRWNHPEKGVVGPLQFIPSVEESGFIEELGKWVIWEACRQIQEWKKQQHPIVPIAVNVSVNQFILTDIPSFVEKTLAEFTLSPNCLEIEITESVLNQHSQLIQHSVKRLQEIGVKIAIDDFGTGYASITYLRQIRVDTIKIDRSFISTLPNNHEDGAIVSALITLARELKIQIIAEGVETKEQLEFLLSKGCKDFQGFYFSRPLQANKVYEFIGTI; translated from the coding sequence ATGGAAGTGGATCAAAATAACATCCTAACTAAGATTATTGACACTAGTCCTGATATTATCGTATTGAAGGATAAAAAGGGACGTTGGATAAAAACGAATAAGCAAACACTCAATATATTTGGGATAGATGAACATTCTTATAAAGGGAAAACAGAGGAAGAATTAGGAGACCTTTTTCCTTGCTTCGCTCCTTATGCTCCTTACTTTACTGCATCTGATAAAAAAGCATGGGATGCAGGACAACAAATTAAAGTAGAAGAAATTATCCCGATTAATGGGACGGATCATATTTTTGAAGTCATAAAAATCCCTCTCTATGACTCACTTGGTCATCCTGACACAATTGTTGTCATTGGGCGTGATATCACAGAATTAGTATGTAGTAACCAACGATATAAAACATTTTTTGACCAGCATCCTGATGGTGTTTTTTCATTGGACATGGAAGGGAACTTTTTAGATATAAATCAAGAAGTTGAAAAAATTGTCGGCTATCAGAAAGACGAATTAATTGACCAGCACTTTGCTAAAGTCATTGCAAAAGATAACCTCACATTTGTTACGGAGAGGTTTGAAAATGTTAAAAAAGGCCATGCAGAAACACATGAAGCTAAGATTGTTAGAAAAGACGGAAAGATCATTGACATGCAAATCACAACAATCCCTTCTACTTTAAATGATAAAACAATAGGTATTCATGGGGTTGCGAAGGATATTACCGATCAGAAGCTAAGTCAAAAGATGAAAGAATTTCAGTACATGTATTTAGCAAAAATTGCTTCCGGAGACCCAATACAAGACATCTTATTAGGAATTGTAGAAACCGTTGAAAATCTATCAAATGAAAGTTATTGCTCAATTATGCTTTATGAAAAGGAACATAATTGGCTTCGTTTGGCATATGCATCTCAATTACCATCATCATTTCAAGTTCAGGTAGATAAATTTCCTGTAAAACTAAATCTTGCTTCTTGCGGGCATGCCGCTTACACGAAAAAAACAAAAATTACAAAGAACATAGAAACCGATCCGAAATGGGAAAATTGGAAAAGCATAGCATTAAAACATGGTATACATTCGTGTTGGTCAAAGCCCATCTTGTCAACAGACGGGGAATTACTAGGAACATTTGCCATTTACCATTCACACGTTCGTGAGCCAGAACGCTACGAACTTGATATGTTAAATGTGTTTAGCTATCTTTCCGGTCTTGCATTGGAACGGAATATAAAGGAACAGGAGATTCACTATTTAGCATCACATGACTTGTTAACAGACCTTTATAATATTCGCTATCTTCATGATGTTTCTAACACAATTATTCAAGAAACGAAAGCAAGTGAATCAAAGTTTGCGATTTTAGTTATGGACTTAGATCGATTTAAGCCGATTAATGATTCATTTGGTCATGCATTTGGAGATAAACTTCTTCAACATGTCGCAAAGAGAATTACCGATCATGTACGTGACGGGGATATTGTTTCCCGTATGGGCGGCGATGAATTTGTCCTTTTATTACGTGATGTAACCGATAAAACACTTCTGCTCACTATTGCAGACAGAATGATTCATGAAATCAAGAAACCTATCGTAATAGAAAATCGCGAATTTTATGTCTCAGCGAGCATTGGGATTAGTGTATTCCCTGAACATGGAGACACCTTAGATCTTCTCATTAGGAATGCAGATATTGCTATGTACCAACGAAAAGGGGCTGGCGGTAAATCTATCGCTTTGTATGATGAATCGATGACTGAGCGTGGAATTGAATTGTTCATGCTTAATGAAGAGCTCCATCACGCATTAAGTAAGAACCAATTCGAATTATATTACCAACCTAAAATCAATGCCGAAGTAGGGAAAGTAATAGGACTAGAGGCATTAATTCGATGGAACCACCCGGAAAAAGGGGTAGTCGGTCCACTTCAATTTATTCCTTCAGTAGAAGAAAGTGGATTTATCGAGGAACTAGGAAAATGGGTTATATGGGAAGCATGCAGGCAAATTCAAGAATGGAAGAAACAACAGCATCCGATCGTTCCAATTGCCGTAAATGTTTCCGTAAATCAGTTTATTTTAACTGATATTCCATCATTTGTTGAGAAAACGTTAGCAGAATTTACTCTTTCTCCAAATTGCTTAGAAATTGAAATCACAGAAAGTGTATTAAATCAACATAGTCAGCTTATTCAACATTCGGTGAAACGATTGCAGGAAATAGGTGTAAAAATCGCGATTGATGATTTCGGGACAGGCTATGCTTCTATTACGTACCTAAGACAAATTCGAGTTGATACAATTAAAATTGACCGGTCATTTATCTCAACTCTCCCAAATAACCACGAAGATGGAGCAATTGTTTCAGCCCTTATCACGCTTGCACGAGAGTTAAAAATTCAAATCATAGCAGAAGGCGTTGAAACTAAAGAACAACTGGAATTCTTGCTATCTAAAGGTTGTAAAGATTTTCAAGGATTTTATTTTAGTCGACCACTACAAGCAAATAAAGTATATGAGTTTATAGGAACCATTTAA
- a CDS encoding TAXI family TRAP transporter solute-binding subunit, whose amino-acid sequence MRKMRNSLLFILLLSFMMIMAACSSGNDSGNANDGEGTADTDNNSGEKQDLSLLTGGTGGTYYPLGGQIGKIITDNTDANITPQTSGASAENMETLRAGEAEIAFSQTDIAAYAIDGLEMFEGNAIDNIQAIGSLYPETVQLVTTKDSSITSVEDLKGKAVSVGAPGSGAYINAMQVLEAHGLTDKDIKPQNLSFDESTDGIQAGTIDAAFITAGTPTGAVEALSAQNEIVIVPFAEDKIQALIDQYPYYAQDTIAAGTYKIEEDVTTVAVKAMLVVTNDLDEELVYEMTKSLFENTDKITHAKGEFITPETALEGLGNLELHPGAAKYFEEKGIQ is encoded by the coding sequence ATGAGAAAAATGCGCAATAGCTTGTTGTTTATTTTACTCCTTTCATTCATGATGATCATGGCTGCTTGTAGTAGTGGAAATGATTCCGGGAATGCGAATGATGGAGAGGGCACAGCTGATACTGATAATAATTCTGGTGAAAAGCAAGATTTAAGCTTATTAACAGGCGGAACAGGTGGTACGTACTATCCTCTCGGTGGACAAATTGGAAAAATTATCACAGACAATACGGATGCCAACATTACACCACAAACGTCAGGTGCATCAGCTGAAAACATGGAAACCTTAAGAGCTGGTGAAGCGGAAATAGCATTTTCACAAACTGATATTGCAGCCTATGCTATTGATGGACTTGAAATGTTTGAAGGAAATGCCATCGATAATATTCAAGCAATCGGATCTTTATATCCGGAAACAGTTCAGCTTGTCACAACGAAAGATAGTAGTATTACGTCCGTAGAAGACTTAAAGGGGAAAGCAGTATCTGTAGGTGCGCCCGGTTCAGGGGCATATATCAATGCCATGCAAGTGTTAGAGGCTCATGGACTAACAGATAAAGATATTAAGCCTCAAAACCTATCCTTTGATGAATCAACTGATGGCATTCAGGCTGGAACGATCGACGCAGCATTTATTACAGCAGGTACTCCTACAGGTGCGGTAGAAGCACTATCAGCCCAAAATGAAATCGTGATTGTTCCTTTTGCAGAAGACAAAATTCAAGCATTAATTGATCAGTATCCATATTATGCACAAGATACAATTGCTGCAGGAACATATAAGATAGAAGAAGACGTAACAACAGTTGCTGTAAAGGCAATGCTTGTTGTAACAAATGACTTAGATGAAGAACTCGTTTATGAGATGACAAAATCTCTATTTGAGAACACAGATAAAATTACACATGCTAAGGGTGAATTTATTACACCTGAAACTGCACTTGAAGGATTGGGAAATCTGGAATTACATCCAGGTGCAGCGAAATATTTTGAAGAAAAAGGGATTCAGTAA
- a CDS encoding tyrosine-type recombinase/integrase: MASYGSVYQEGKNPHKYRIQFYYGKNPNGKPKKYSKMITANGNTEKQRKKDAERQLAEYRDEILSGNYIKPEKLLLKDFINDWREQYAVHKLAHSTLELYDLQLKTRIIPTLGHYHLEEITPFIIQSFLNDLKKDGARRDGKNEALKGSSINFVRRVVKNVFSRAVEWKFIKENPVIIKKEKESSSAGNVYSKDELSELLKYLPKLELGWRLFFQIAVTCGLRKGELMGLQWEDIDLDTGIIHVRHSLSYSNNTVNGFILKKPKSEKSIRYISLPSDIIPLLRKFHEQRNREKNMLSDLWEGGEYFFVFSNEFGKPYSKRYPLTKWNRFTKRFGLRKIRLHDLRHTNATFLLLNKVDLKTVSSRLGHSRASFTADVYAHKTKETDKQASELFATL; this comes from the coding sequence ATGGCATCATACGGTTCAGTTTATCAAGAAGGAAAAAATCCTCACAAATATCGTATTCAATTTTATTATGGTAAAAATCCTAATGGAAAACCAAAAAAATATTCAAAAATGATTACCGCTAACGGCAACACTGAAAAGCAACGGAAAAAAGATGCAGAAAGGCAATTGGCTGAATATAGGGATGAAATACTCTCAGGCAACTATATAAAACCTGAAAAACTTCTTCTCAAAGATTTCATCAACGATTGGAGAGAACAATATGCAGTGCATAAACTTGCTCATAGCACATTGGAACTTTATGACCTTCAACTCAAAACAAGAATCATCCCCACATTAGGCCATTATCATTTAGAAGAAATTACTCCCTTCATTATTCAAAGTTTTTTAAATGACTTAAAAAAAGATGGTGCAAGAAGGGACGGTAAAAATGAAGCCCTTAAAGGAAGCTCCATTAACTTTGTTCGTAGAGTTGTAAAAAACGTGTTTAGTAGAGCCGTAGAATGGAAGTTTATTAAAGAAAACCCTGTAATTATCAAAAAAGAAAAAGAATCTTCAAGTGCAGGGAATGTGTATAGTAAGGATGAATTATCAGAGCTTCTAAAATATTTACCGAAACTTGAACTTGGTTGGAGACTTTTCTTTCAAATTGCTGTAACTTGCGGACTTCGTAAAGGAGAATTAATGGGTCTACAGTGGGAAGATATTGATTTAGATACAGGGATTATTCATGTTAGACATTCTTTATCATATAGCAATAATACAGTTAATGGATTTATTCTTAAAAAGCCAAAGTCTGAAAAATCTATTCGTTATATTTCCTTGCCATCAGATATCATTCCCTTGTTAAGAAAATTTCATGAACAGAGAAACAGAGAAAAAAACATGCTATCCGACTTATGGGAAGGTGGAGAATACTTTTTTGTTTTCTCTAACGAATTTGGAAAACCATATAGTAAACGATACCCTTTAACAAAATGGAATCGATTTACAAAGAGATTTGGCTTACGAAAAATTCGTTTGCATGACCTCAGGCACACCAATGCAACGTTTTTGTTATTAAACAAAGTAGATTTGAAAACCGTAAGTTCAAGATTGGGTCATTCAAGAGCAAGTTTTACGGCAGATGTCTACGCTCACAAAACAAAAGAAACCGATAAACAGGCTTCTGAATTATTTGCAACCTTATAA
- a CDS encoding helix-turn-helix domain-containing protein: protein MNNEILTVEEVAIYLRVCTDTIYDMCRRKEIPHVKMKRRYVFQFETIKKWLCEQESSNCTTHINPLL from the coding sequence ATGAACAACGAGATTTTAACAGTTGAAGAGGTAGCCATTTATTTGAGAGTGTGTACAGATACGATTTACGATATGTGTCGTAGGAAGGAAATCCCTCATGTAAAGATGAAAAGGAGGTATGTTTTTCAGTTTGAAACAATAAAAAAATGGCTATGCGAACAAGAATCCTCGAATTGCACAACACACATAAATCCTCTATTATAA
- a CDS encoding AAA family ATPase — MKTAVDFLAEWAGEESWKNHILNIVKAKGEINSSQLLVEVLQLMKVKGKADKVSDLGSEPLEKMRLIINEINTPININALSTDAQFTLGKNLNVFYGENGSGKSSYVRMFRKLADNYFTSEKDLTIIPNVYKEELTEEYVPQTVEVTYLLDDKTNKDLVDINNPHNELSKINVFDSESVLPLINSDLIFNLLPKGFEKFQLVSGLLDTLRNEVSEVIDGKKNKQEILFSDSSFDFIREELNRIMGEVKDSKDIKDFLCSNYPRSDSYEVVVKEIDLQIKELESANPKDKIIILTAQRTKLISIKQSLTKLSTMLSRDNIDKVNTLIKDYEQKVQEEREYNEDFQKNVSFLEEVNQEWFSFIKMGKKYYESINIDQVHKGESCIFCSQALDSNSVKVIESNFNHIAKSNGGVLNSIEKELLKYNIESIGVNFSDEETALFESEKFLGRVKSTIQLVNRNKELFSTLLNSRKIISDQLILDVSDVVEEINQEIKALENRIDNLKKTSTEAGDITDSRKALKETLKKNEKLHASIDSLIEWFDIQKSIKEYSKAKSKFSTNSLTQKQSEAFQKIIQGEYFEIFERFAQELKVSNVNLKLIPKKGKTLRKKFVTSEEYKVSQIMSEGEQKAVAMAEFATDLTIRKDFNTVLFDDPVTSLDYKRSEIIANLIYKLSMNRQVIVFTHNIMFYYYLYNACAKDKNKENKFFKVDEFDRWNKGIVSESFSGRLETLKEVMGKLKNQAQFINSKSCVGDALEEALKKVYSDIRTWCELIVEEGFFNSVIRRYEANIMFTKLKEIKGSFVDELETVSELFDRSCRWMAGHSQSTETQHVRANKEAFNVDMKYINLLYDHYK, encoded by the coding sequence ATGAAAACAGCAGTTGATTTTTTGGCTGAGTGGGCAGGAGAAGAATCATGGAAGAATCACATTCTAAATATCGTTAAAGCAAAAGGGGAAATTAATTCATCGCAACTGTTGGTTGAAGTCCTACAATTAATGAAGGTTAAAGGAAAAGCTGATAAGGTTTCAGATTTAGGAAGCGAACCATTGGAAAAAATGAGATTAATTATAAATGAAATAAATACTCCAATAAATATTAATGCCTTATCAACTGATGCTCAATTTACATTAGGGAAAAATCTAAATGTATTTTATGGGGAAAATGGCTCAGGAAAGTCATCTTATGTTCGTATGTTTCGAAAATTGGCTGATAACTATTTTACCTCCGAGAAGGATCTTACTATAATACCAAATGTTTATAAGGAAGAACTGACAGAAGAGTATGTACCACAGACGGTTGAAGTTACATATTTATTGGATGATAAAACGAATAAAGATCTTGTAGACATTAATAATCCACATAATGAACTAAGTAAGATTAATGTTTTCGATAGTGAATCTGTTCTTCCTTTGATTAATAGTGACCTTATTTTTAACTTACTCCCAAAAGGATTTGAGAAATTCCAATTAGTTTCAGGTTTGTTGGACACTTTACGTAATGAAGTTTCAGAGGTTATTGATGGTAAGAAGAATAAACAAGAAATATTATTCTCCGATTCTTCTTTTGACTTTATACGGGAAGAGCTTAATAGAATTATGGGGGAAGTTAAAGATTCAAAGGATATAAAAGATTTTCTTTGTAGTAATTATCCAAGAAGCGATTCGTATGAAGTCGTAGTTAAAGAAATTGATCTTCAAATTAAGGAATTAGAATCTGCTAATCCAAAGGATAAAATTATTATATTAACAGCACAAAGAACAAAACTTATCTCAATTAAACAATCATTAACAAAATTATCAACAATGTTAAGTCGAGATAATATAGATAAAGTCAATACATTAATCAAAGACTATGAGCAAAAGGTACAGGAGGAACGTGAGTATAATGAAGATTTCCAAAAAAATGTCTCTTTTCTTGAAGAAGTAAACCAAGAATGGTTTTCATTTATCAAGATGGGCAAAAAATATTATGAATCTATTAATATTGATCAAGTTCATAAAGGTGAATCTTGTATTTTTTGTAGTCAAGCTCTGGATTCCAACAGTGTTAAGGTTATAGAAAGCAATTTTAATCATATTGCAAAGAGTAATGGAGGAGTATTAAACTCGATTGAAAAAGAACTTCTAAAATACAATATTGAGAGCATTGGGGTTAATTTTTCTGATGAAGAGACAGCATTATTTGAAAGTGAAAAGTTTTTAGGGAGAGTTAAATCAACTATTCAATTAGTAAACCGCAATAAAGAATTATTTAGTACACTTCTTAATTCAAGAAAAATTATCTCTGATCAGTTGATTTTGGATGTATCCGATGTTGTAGAGGAAATTAATCAGGAAATAAAGGCTTTAGAAAATAGAATAGACAATCTAAAGAAAACGAGTACAGAAGCAGGCGATATTACTGATTCACGCAAGGCTTTAAAAGAAACCTTGAAGAAAAATGAAAAACTTCATGCTTCAATCGATTCCTTAATAGAATGGTTTGATATTCAGAAAAGTATTAAAGAATATAGTAAAGCAAAAAGTAAATTTTCCACAAATTCTTTGACACAGAAACAATCTGAGGCTTTCCAAAAAATAATACAAGGTGAGTATTTTGAAATATTTGAACGCTTTGCACAAGAGCTTAAAGTGTCAAATGTTAATCTAAAACTAATACCCAAAAAGGGAAAAACTTTAAGAAAAAAGTTTGTTACCTCTGAAGAATATAAGGTATCGCAAATTATGAGTGAAGGTGAACAAAAAGCCGTAGCGATGGCTGAGTTTGCTACTGACTTAACTATACGTAAAGATTTTAATACAGTTCTTTTTGATGATCCTGTGACTTCATTAGACTATAAACGGTCAGAAATTATTGCTAATTTGATTTATAAATTGTCAATGAATAGGCAGGTTATTGTTTTTACGCACAATATTATGTTTTATTACTATCTCTATAACGCCTGTGCAAAGGATAAAAATAAAGAAAACAAGTTCTTCAAGGTTGACGAATTTGACAGGTGGAATAAAGGAATTGTATCTGAGTCTTTCAGTGGAAGATTGGAGACTTTAAAAGAAGTAATGGGTAAATTAAAAAATCAAGCACAATTTATAAATTCTAAATCATGTGTGGGTGATGCATTAGAGGAAGCATTAAAGAAAGTATATTCTGATATCCGAACATGGTGTGAATTAATTGTAGAGGAAGGCTTTTTTAATAGTGTTATTCGGAGATATGAAGCAAATATTATGTTCACAAAACTTAAAGAGATTAAAGGGAGTTTTGTAGACGAATTAGAAACAGTAAGTGAGTTATTTGATAGATCATGCCGTTGGATGGCAGGGCATAGCCAATCTACTGAAACTCAGCATGTTCGGGCAAATAAAGAGGCGTTTAATGTTGATATGAAATACATCAATCTGCTTTATGATCATTATAAGTAA